In Gordonia sp. SL306, the genomic window GATGGTCGCCGGCCGCGTCCGGTGCCACCTTCACCGTCGAGAACCCGGCCACCGGTGAGGCGCTCGCCGAGGTCGCCGACGGCAGCGCCGACGACGCGCGCCGCGCCCTGCAGACCGCTGCCGATCACCAGGCCGCGTGGGCCGCGACATCCCCCCGGTCGCGCAGCGAGATCCTCTACCGCGCCTACCAACTCATCATCGACCGCACCGACGAGATCGCGTCCGTGATGACCGCCGAAATGGGTAAGCCCTTCGCCGAGGCACGCGGCGAGGTCGCCTACGGCGCCGAGTTCTTCCGCTGGTTCGCCGAGGAGGCCGTGCGCATCGGGGGCGACCACACCATCACCGGCGACGGCGCCAACCGGGTCGTCGTGAGCAAGCAGCCCGTCGGCCCGTGTGTCCTCGTCACACCCTGGAACTTCCCGCTCGCCATGGGGACCCGCAAGATCGGGCCCGCGGTCGCCGCCGGTTGCACGATGGTCTTCAAGCCGGCCGAGCTCACCCCGCTCACCGCTCTGCTGCTCACCGAGATCCTCGCCGAGGCAGGTCTTCCCGACGGCGTGCTCAACGTCGTCACGACCTCCGATCCGAGTGCCGTCGTCGGTGAGTGGATGACCTCGGGCAAGGCCCGCAAGGTCAGCTTCACGGGCTCAACCGAGGTCGGCAAGATCCTGCTCGGACAGGCCGCCGGTACGGTGATGCGCACCTCGATGGAGCTCGGCGGCAACGCGCCGTTCATCGTGTGCGCCGACGCCGACGTCGACCGTGCCATCGAGGGCGTGATGGTGGCGAAGATGCGCAACATGGGGCAGGCGTGCACCGCTGCCAATCGGATCTTCGTGCACCGTGCCGTAGTCGACGAGTTCACCGAGAAGTTGAGCGCCCGGATGGGCAGCCTCGTCGTCGGCGACGGCAGCCAGGACGGCACACAGGTCGGTCCGCTCGTCGAGGAGAAGGCCGTCGACAAGGTGACCACCCTCGTCTCCGACGCCGTCGAGCGTGGCGCCCGTATCGCCTGTGGCGGCGAACGTCCCGACGGCGCAGGGCATTTCTACCCGCCGACCGTGCTGACCGACGTCGACCCCGCCGCCGACCTCATGCACACCGAGATCTTCGGGCCCGTCGCCGCGATCATCCCGTTCGGGACCGACGGCGCCGACGCTGCCTCGGGTTCCTCCGACGACGACGAGGTCCTCCGGCTCGCCAACGACACGCCCTGGGGCCTGGTGGGCTACCTCTTCACCCGCGACATCGACCGCGCCGATCGGCTGTCGACCCAGCTGGAGGTCGGTATGGTCGGCGTGAACACCGGACTCGTGTCGAACCCGGCGGCGCCCTTCGGTGGTGTGAAGCAGTCGGGTCTCGGGCGCGAGGGCGGCCGCCTGGGGATCGAGGAGTTCCTGGACGTCAAGTACATCGCCCGACCCATCCCGACGCCGTAGTCGCCGTCCCCACCCAGATCAACCAGACAGGAGACACCGGATGTACCTGGGCGCTCAGCTGTTCACCGACAGCGAGTACGAGCAGCGGCTGACCCGTGTCCGCGAAATGATGGACCGGCAGGGACTCTCGGCGATCATCGTCACCGATCCGGCGAACATCTTCTATCTGATCGGCTACAACGCGTGGTCGTTCTACACCCCGCAGATGCTGTTCGTGCCGATCGACGGCGAGATGGTGTTCTTCGCCCGCGAGATGGATGCGCATGGCGCACACCGCACCACGTGGCTCGGCGAGGATCAGATCGTCGGCTACCCGGAGAGTTACGTGCATCGTCCGCATGTCCATCCGTTCGACTGGGTGGCCTGGGCACTGCGCCAGCGGTTCCTCATCGCACCGGCCTCCAAAGGCTCGGTCGGGCTGGAGATGGACTCACACTTCTTCTCCCCCAAGGCCTATCGCGCGCTGTACAACGCGATCCCGGAGTGGAAACTCGTCGACAACTTCGAGTTGGTCAACTGGGTGCGGTCGGTGAAGTCCGATGCCGAGGTGCAACTCATGCGACAGGCGGGGATGGTCTGTTCGGAGGCCATGCGCGCCGCGATCGACACCATCGATGTCGGTGTGCGCCAGTGCGATGCCGCCGCGGCCATCTCGCAGGCCCAGATCACCGGAACCGACGACTTCGGCGGTGACTACCCGGCGATCGTGCCGATGATGCCGACCGGCGCGGCAGCCGACACGCCGCATCTCACCTGGCATCAGGGCACCTTCGTCGAGGACGAGGCCGTCGTCATCGAGCTGACGGGCGCTCACAAGCGCTACCACTGCCCGCTGGCCAGGACCGTGTCGCTGGGGAAACCGTCGAAGGATCTCGACTACGTCGCGAACGCGACCGCAGAGGGTCTCAACAACGTGCTCGACACCATCCGCCCGGGGGTGGCGACGCGGGAGCTCGCCTCCACCTGGAACTGGACCCTCGCCAAGTACGGGCTGGAAAAGCCCTCGCGCCTGGGATATTCGATCGGCATCGGCTATCCCCCCGACTGGGGTGAGCGCACCATCAGCATCCGGACCGAGGACGAGACGGTCCTCGAGACCAACATGACCTTCCACATCGTCTGCGGAATGTGGATGGACGACTACGGTTTCGAGCTGTCCGAGTCAGTCCGGGTGAGCCCGACCGGCGTGGAGACGTTCACCAGCTTCCCACGCGAACTGATCCGCAAGTAGAGATCCATGAGCCCCAGCACCGATGAATTGAGGTGACCACGATGACCGCCACCACCGAACCCACCACCCACGATCTGCGACGATCGGCGCCCACCCTGCCACTGGCCGGACGAGCCAAAGACCTGGTCGGGTCGATGATCGATTCGTCGACGTCGCTGCTGGCATCGCAATCCCACGACATCGTGCGGTTCGCGATGGGCTCGCCTGCCGACGAGGCGGTGCCGGCGGACGAGTTCCGGCAGATCGCAGGCGAGATCCTCGACAACTCGTCGTTCACCTACGGCGCCACCGAAGGCGAGCCACGCCTGTTACAACTGCTCGTCGACTATCTCGCGACCACTCCGGACCCGTCGAGCCATGAACGACTCGTCATCACCACGGGCGGCATGCAGGGACTCGACCTCGCGTGCAAGCTCTTCGTCGATCCCGGCGACCTGGTGATCGTCGAGTCACCGACCTACACCAACGGCAGCGCGACAGCCCTCTCCTACGGCGCACAACTGCTCGAGGTCCCGGTCGACGAGGACGGCATGCAGGTCGACGCGCTGGAAGATCTCGTCGCGCACACCCGCCTGACCCCCAAGGCGATCTACACGATCCCCACCTTCCAGAACCCGTCCGGCGTCACATTGTCGGAGGAACGACGACGCGAACTGCTGCGGCTGGCCCATCAGTGGGGCTCGATGATCATCGACGACGACCCGTACGGGCTGCTGCGGTTCGCCGGCACCGACATCCCCACGTTCCAGACGCTGAGCCCGCAGGACCCGCTGGTGTTCTCCGTGCGCACGTTCTCGAAGATCCTCGCACCGGGCTGGCGGGTCGGCTGGGTCGACGCCGACCCATCGTTGCGGCAGTTGCTGATCAACGGCAAGCAGGCCATGGACACCTGCACCAACGTGCCCAATCAGCACATCGTCGCGGAGTACATCGCGCGTGGCGGCCTGGAGGATCATCTGGCCGGGATCCGAACCCTCTATCGGGAGCGCAAGGAGGCGATGATCGACTCCATCCGCCGGCACCTCGGCGACCGCGTCGACACCACCGACCCCGAGGGCGGCTTCTTCCTGTGGGTGACGCTGCGCGAGGAGTTCGCCGAGATCGACACCCGCGAATTGTTCGAGGTGGCCCTGGCCGATGGAGTGGCCTTCATCCCGGGTCCCGCGCTGTCGCCCGGCGGCAGGTTCCGCAACGCACTACGCCTCTGCTTCGCCTCGAGCACCCCGGAGCGGATCGACGAAGGTATCCGCCGGTTGACCACGAGCCTCGAGAAGATGGCTCATACTCCATGAGTGATCGAAGCACGACGAACGGATGAAAGGTGATGCGGTGTCGCTGACCGAGGCAGAGGCCGGCGTACTCTCCCACATCAACGCCGACACCATCGCGATGCTCACGGCGTCGCTCGTGGAGGCCTCGAGCGAGAACCCGGGCGGTACCGAGGGTGCAGCGGTCGACGTGCTCCAGAAGGCCTGTCGCTCGGCAGGCTTCACCGTGAGCACCCACGATGTGGCGGCCGAGCGCCCCAATCTCGTGGCGACGCTCCCGGCAGGCGACGGCCCCGGTCTGATGGTCCTCGGCCACTCCGACGTGGTGCCCGCGGGACCGGGCTGGACCTCGGATCCGTATCGCCCGCGGTTCGCCGACGGACGGATCTACGGCCGGGGTACCACGGATATGAAAGGTGGTCTGGCCGCGGCGGTGATCGCGATGCAGGCGCTGTCGCACGCGCCGGCCTACGGCGCGGAGCTGTCGGGTCCAGTCCAGCTCGTCTGCACCGTCGACGAGGAGGAGCACGGGATCGGCGTCCGCGATTTCGTCACCCGCCGTTCGGAGCATCTGTTCGCGGGCTGCATCGTGGCCGAACCCACCGATCTGACCGTCGTCCGTGGGTGCCGCGGCGCCTCCTACATCGAGATCGACATCACCGGCCGCGCTGCGCATTCGGGCCGTCCGGCCGACGGTCGCAACGCCATCGAGGCTGCGGCGTCGATCGTCGATCTCATCCGGTTCGATCATCACCAGCTCGCGATGGACGCCGATGACCTGCTCGGTTCGGGAACCTGGAACGTCGGAACGATCGAAGGCGGACAGGGCATCTCGGTGGTCGCGCCGACGTGCCGTCTCGGCATCGATCGGCGCCTGATGCCGGACGAGGACCCGCACCACATCGCCGAGCGTCTGCGCGCGGCGATCCGGGAGTCGGCCATCGACACCGACGGTGTCACCGTGGACGTCCGGGTCACCATGGAGATGCCCGGATTCGCAACGCCCGCCGACCATCCGCTGGTGGCGACCACGGTCTCCGCGGTCACCGACGGCGGGCGGGCCACGTCGGTGGGCGGCTGGAGCGCGGCCTGCGACGGCGGATTCGTCCACCGCGACCTCGGGATTCCGGCAATCGTCTTCGGACCGGGCGACATTCACGCCGAGGCGCATCAGCCCGACGAGTCGGTGCTGATCGCCGATCTGGTGAGCGCCGCACGCGCCTACGCGCTCACCGCGCTACGCCTCCTGCACTGACACAACAGTTCCCGCTCCCCCGTTCCGTTCCTGCGTACTCGATCGAATGCGCGGGAACGAAATGAGGGAGCGGGAACCGTTGTCAGTGCGCGGTTACCGTGCGGCTACGGCTTCATGCCCTGCAGCATGCTGAAATCGTTCTCCTTGCTGGGGATCTCCGTGCCACGGATCGAGCAGCCCGCCGTCTCCTTCAGGAACACCATCGCCACCAGTCCGATCGCGCAGGCGCCCATCATGTACACCGCGGGGAACAGATTCCACCCGGTGTTCTCGACGACGGCGTCGTTCACGAGCGGGGCCGTGCCACCGAACGCAGCGGTTGCCACGTTGTAGGAGATCGCGAAGCCCGCGTACCGGACCTGCGTCGGGAACATCGCCGGGAAGGTCGCCGAGATGGTGGCCAGCTGCGGTATGTAGAGCAGGCCCAGGATGACGAAACCGACGATCGCCCAGGCGAATCCCTGACCCATGAGCCAGTAGAGCGGCAATGCGAGGATGAACAGGCCGATCAGCGACCCCCACCACATCGGTTTTCGGCCGGTGGAGTCGGACCAGCGCCCGAAGAACGGGATCATGGCCATCATCGCCACCTGCCCGACGAGCACGACGACGGAACCCGACGTCTCGGACAGGCCGATCGTGTTCTTCAGATAGCTCGGCTGATACGCCAGCAGCGTGTAGTTCACTACGTTGAGCGCGATGACCATCCCGAACATCACCAGGATCGGGTGCCAGTAGTTGGTCAGCAGATCCTTGAATCGGGTCCAGGCGGAGCCCTTGATCTCGTCTTCCTGCTCGAGCTCCTGGAACACCGGGGTGTCCTCCATCTGCGACCGCAGATAGAGACCGATGAGACCCATCGGCAGAGCGATCAGGAACGGGATACGCCAGCCCCAGGTCTGCATCTGCTCGTCGCTGAGCAGCAGCTCGAAGAGCAGAACGATCGCCGTACCGGCGCTGAAGCCGGCCAGGGTGCCGAACTCCAGGAACGAACCGTATCGCCCGCGCTTGTTGTCCGGGGCGTATTCGGCCATGAACGTTGCGGCACCGCCATATTCACCGCCGGTGGAGAAGCCCTGAATCACCCGCAAGAGGATGAGCAGGATGGGCGCCCACACCCCCGCGACCGCATGTGTCGGCAGCACGCCGATCAGCGCCGTGGCGCCCGAGATCAACAGGATCGTCATGGCCAGAACCGATTTGCGACCGATACGGTCGCCGATCGGTCCCCAGACCATCCCGCCGAGTGGACGCAGCACGAAGGAGATCGCGAAACCCAGCATGGTTCCGATGCTTCCGAGGTCACCGGGAAAGAATGCCTCGGTGAGATATGTCGCGGTGGCGGCGTAGACGCCGTAGTCGTACCACTCGGTCGCATTGCCGATGGCGGATGCGCCGATGGCCTTGCGGAGCAGGGATCTGCCCTCCGGGGACTCCGGATCCGGGGCGAGTTCTTCATACGTCGCCGGTGAGGATGCCTCAGTCATCTGTGCCTTCCTGAAGGAATTCGTTCGGCCAGTTGTCTTCTAGCTCAACTCACATCGGTGGATAGAGATCGGTGAAGCAGTGGATCAGGCGGTCGAGATGGCCCCCGATGACTCGCCTGCACCGACCAGTCGGTGCAGACCATCCTTCATGTGTTCGATCATCAATGTGTCAGCCGCCGTCGCGTCCCCCGACGCTATGGCGTCCACCAATGCCTGGTGCTCGTCGATCCGCTCCTTCCCCGATGAATACGTCCCACGCATAGCGCGCAAGCACATCCGCGTTTCCACCAGAATAGTCTCGTGGAGACGTGAAAGTCGCTGACTATGCGCATGTTCCACCAGAATCTGATGAAACTCCATGTCCGCCTCGGCCATTTCGGCACCGTTGGGATCGTCGATGAACCCACGCATCCGCGACACTGCGGCATTGAGGTCGTCGATGGCCGCCCGATCCCCGCTGACGATCACCTGTTCGATGGCCGCCCGCTCGATCGCCGTCCGCGCCACATACATGTCGCGGATGTCGTCCTCCTCCATCGACACCACGAACAATCCGCGGTTGCGGTGACTGACCAGCAATCCCTCGGCCGTCAGTCGCTGCATCGCCTCACGCAACGGTCCGCGGCTGACCCCGAGGTCGGCCGCGAGACCGGACTCGGTCAACTGCGAGCCAGGCGGGAAGTTACCGCTCGCTATCGCGTCGTGCAACTTCCGGGCGATGATCGCAGGTGTCGACTCCTGCACCAGTGGTGTCAGAATCCTCTTCCGCCCTTGGCTCTTGTCCTGCGAAACACTCATCGACATTACCTCTAGTTCTTACCCTGATGCACGCGCATAGGACAGTACTTCGCCCCGGGCACCGCCCATCCAGACGTCGTTGCAGGCCGCGGCGAACTCGTCGAGGCCGGAGACAATGGTCGCGAAGACGTTGCCCGGAACCCACCCGACATCGCCATTGACCAGCAGGTTGTTGCGTCCGTAGAACACCGCGAGATCGATGAGCATCTGATGCTCGCCCGGCGCGGAACCGGACTCGTACCCATACGCCGGATTGGTCAGAACTCCGTCAAAGGTGAAGTAACAGAGGTCTCCCGGAATGGGCGTCACGGTGGTGTTCTCCGGCCCCGGCTCAGCCGGGGCGAACGATGGAAGTAACGCGTAGATCTCATTTCGGGCAAACTTCCCGTGATACACCTGTCCGCCGAGCGGCAGCGCGTCCCACACCGCGGCAGCGGTGCGCGGCGCTTCGTCGTCGAGCAGGCGTGCCACGGCTGTGACGTCACGCTGCTCGAGGCGGACGGAGATGAACCGGTCGGTCATCGAACTCCTTCCAGGGTGGCGAATCGCGCCACGGATTCGTAGGCCGCTGCGACACGCAGGACCATGTCGTCGTGATGTCGGGCTCCGACGATCTGCAGTCCGGTGGGCAGACCCGCCCCGTCGTCGATGTCGTCGAATCCACTCGGCACCGTGATGGCGGGCTGCCCGGTGAGATTGAACGGATAGGAATACGGTGTCCACGACGTCCAATCGGGACTCTCGGAGTGTGCCGGAACATCAACGCCCGCTTCGAAGGCCACCGTCGGCATCGTCGGGGTGACCAGCACGTCGAACTCCTCGTGCAGCTTCCCCGTCTCCACGCCCATCGACATCCGCAGTGCGGTGGCGTCGAGGTAGTCGGCGGCAGTGAAACCGCTGTGCCGCAACAGAGCCTGCCGGAGTCCGGGATCGATCTTCTCCATCCCCCCGGGCCCGAACGCGCGCACCACCATCTCCGCCCCGCTGAACCACAGGATGTGATAGGCCCACGCCGGGTCCTCCCACTCGAGGTCCACCACGGTGACGTCGGCGCCGAGGTCACGAAGGGCAGCCACTGCGGCGTCGGTGTTCCGTTGGACGGCAGGATCATTCGATCCGAACCCGAGTGTGGAACTGTATGCGATCCGCACGCCGGCGAGGTCTGCCGGCGCCCGCGCCAGCAGGTCGGCCGTGCGCCGCGTCGGAGTGGGCATCGCCGACCAGTCACGCGAGTCGAAGCCGCTGAGCACGTCGAGCATGGCCGCGCAGTCGCCCACCGTTCTGGTCATCGGGCCGGCATGGGCGAGCGTGCCGAACGGGCTTGCCGGGTAGAGCGGGATGCGGCCATACGTCGGTTTGAAACCCACGATGCCGCAACAGGATGCCGGGATGCGAATGGAGCCACCACCATCGGTGCCCACCGACAGCGTGCTGAGGCCCGCGGCGACCGCGGCCCCGCTCCCGCCACTCGAGCCGCCGGAGGTTCGGTCGGTGTTCCACGGATTCCGCGTGACGCCGCACCGAAGGCTGTCCGTGACTCCCTTCCACCCGAACTCGGGAGTGGTCACCTTGCCGAGCAACACGGCACCCGCCTCACGCAGTCGCGCGACCGCAGGCGCATCGACGTTCCAGTCGAGGTCGTCGGGTTCGATCAGCTCCGAGCCACGCAGGGTCGGCCATCCGGCCGTCAGCAGGAGGTCCTTGATGCTGACCGGGATGCCGTCGAGGGGCCCCAGGGGCCGGCCGGCGGCGTACCGCTGCGCCGAGGCGCGTGCGTCGGCGAGGGCCGAATCCGCGTCGACCAGGCAATAGGCGTTGATCGCGGCGTTCCCGGCCCCGATCGCGTCGAGGTGTTCGGCTGCCACCTCCACCGGCGACAATTCGCCGGAGGAAAAGCCGGACACCAGGTCGGCGGCGCTGAGCCAGCGGGCGGTCGTTTCCATCGGTTCCTTCGGCAAATCTCGGTGTTCTTGGTAGATTGTTGACAATCTACTCGGGAGGTGAACGGGTGACAACCAGAACGCCCACAGTCGTCATGCTGTATCCAGGACACGCCGCGGAGGACGATTACCCGCTGGCCGAGAGCGTCCTCGGCGGTGCGGCGTCGTTGCCGGTGATCATCACCGACATCGAGTCCGACGACCACACGGTCGAGGCGATGCGTGCGGTCGGGACCGGGCAACGACTTCTCGACGGGGCCCGGCAGGCCGCGAGACATCACCCCGATGCGCTGATGTGGGCCTGCACCTCCGGCAGCTTCCTGTACGGCTGGACGGGCGCGCACGAGCAGGTCGCCGAGATCTCCGATGCCACCGGACTCCCCGTGTCCTCGACCTCGCTGGCCTTCGCGGGCGCGTGCCGGGAACTCCAGGTCACCTCGGTCGCCGTCGCGGCGACGTATCCGACGGCCGTCGCCGACGGATTCAGCGCGTTCCTCGCCGATGCGGGCGTCGCGGTGGTGTCCGCGGCGGCGCACGACATCGAGACGGCGACCGAGGCCGGCTCCGTCGACGGCGACAACCTGTTCGAGATGGCCAGGGCTGTCGACACCGACGACGCGGAGGCGATCCTGCTGCCCGACACCGCGTTACACACGATCGGATGGATCGACGACCTGGAACAGGACCTGGGCAAACCGATCCTGACGGCCAATCAGGTCACCATCTGGCAGGCACTTCGGCTGGTCGATCGACAGGTCCGCGCCGAGGGACTCGGCCGGCTCTTCCGCGACGTCGGCGTCACCGCACGAAGCGGTATCCCATCCCCGATTCGGTGAGGAGGTTCTTCGGGTTCGTCGGGTCGTCCTCGAGTTTGCGACGCAGACTGGCCAGGTAGACCCGCAGATAGTTGGTCTGCGTGACATACGTCGGACCCCATACAGCGGTGAGGATCTCTCTCTGTCCCACCAGCTTTCCTTCGTTGCGGACGAGGATCTCGAGAATCCCCCACTCGGTCGGCGTCAGGTGCACCGGCGCTCCGTCCCGTGTCACCGACTTCGCCGCCAGGTCGACGACGAACCCTCCTGCCTCGACGACCGGGGTCGCGGACCCGTCGACCGAGGCCGCGCCGCGTCGTACTGCTGCACGAAGCCTGGCCAGGAACTCCTCCATGCCAAAGGGTTTGGTGACGTAATCGTCTGCGCCTGCATCCAGTGCGGCCACCTTGTCGGCCGCGTCGGTCCGGGCCGAGAGCACGATCACCGGGACATTCGTCCATCCCCGCAGGCCTTCCAGAACGGTCAGGCCGTCGAGGTCGGGCAGGCCCAGGTCGAGGACCACGACCTGTGGGTCCGTGCGTGCGGCGGCCGTCAGAGCGTCGGTTCCGTTCGACGCCGTGGTCACCGCGAATCCCCGGGCGTTCAGATTTATCCGCAAGGCGCGCAGCAGTTGTGGCTCGTCGTCGACCACCAGCACCCGGACGTGCGCGCTCATCGGGCCGCGTCCGCGTCGATGCGATCGGCCGACATCGGTAGCGAGACCACCATCGTGGTCCCTCCGCCGGGCGTCTCGGCCGCCTCGAGGGTTCCGCCGATCGCGGTGACGAAACCGCGTGCCACCGACAGCCCGAGCCCGACCCCCGACGACGCACCGTTCTGGTCGCCGTACTGGTGGAAAGCGGTGAACACCCGCGCACGCTCGTCGACCGGGATGCCCGGTCCGTGGTCGACGACCCGGATGACGCACCAGGGACCGCCATCTCCGATCCCGTCGGGTGGGGTGGGCCCCGCCGACGACTCGTTCGCGCTGCCGATCCCCGCGGTCACCGACACCTCACCGCCGCCATGACGTACCGCGTTGTCGATAAGATTGGCCAGCGCCCGTTCCAGTAGCCCCGCATCGGTG contains:
- a CDS encoding NAD-dependent succinate-semialdehyde dehydrogenase, with the protein product MTATISPTAAAQAIARIHTDLFIDGRWSPAASGATFTVENPATGEALAEVADGSADDARRALQTAADHQAAWAATSPRSRSEILYRAYQLIIDRTDEIASVMTAEMGKPFAEARGEVAYGAEFFRWFAEEAVRIGGDHTITGDGANRVVVSKQPVGPCVLVTPWNFPLAMGTRKIGPAVAAGCTMVFKPAELTPLTALLLTEILAEAGLPDGVLNVVTTSDPSAVVGEWMTSGKARKVSFTGSTEVGKILLGQAAGTVMRTSMELGGNAPFIVCADADVDRAIEGVMVAKMRNMGQACTAANRIFVHRAVVDEFTEKLSARMGSLVVGDGSQDGTQVGPLVEEKAVDKVTTLVSDAVERGARIACGGERPDGAGHFYPPTVLTDVDPAADLMHTEIFGPVAAIIPFGTDGADAASGSSDDDEVLRLANDTPWGLVGYLFTRDIDRADRLSTQLEVGMVGVNTGLVSNPAAPFGGVKQSGLGREGGRLGIEEFLDVKYIARPIPTP
- a CDS encoding M24 family metallopeptidase, which gives rise to MYLGAQLFTDSEYEQRLTRVREMMDRQGLSAIIVTDPANIFYLIGYNAWSFYTPQMLFVPIDGEMVFFAREMDAHGAHRTTWLGEDQIVGYPESYVHRPHVHPFDWVAWALRQRFLIAPASKGSVGLEMDSHFFSPKAYRALYNAIPEWKLVDNFELVNWVRSVKSDAEVQLMRQAGMVCSEAMRAAIDTIDVGVRQCDAAAAISQAQITGTDDFGGDYPAIVPMMPTGAAADTPHLTWHQGTFVEDEAVVIELTGAHKRYHCPLARTVSLGKPSKDLDYVANATAEGLNNVLDTIRPGVATRELASTWNWTLAKYGLEKPSRLGYSIGIGYPPDWGERTISIRTEDETVLETNMTFHIVCGMWMDDYGFELSESVRVSPTGVETFTSFPRELIRK
- a CDS encoding PLP-dependent aminotransferase family protein codes for the protein MTATTEPTTHDLRRSAPTLPLAGRAKDLVGSMIDSSTSLLASQSHDIVRFAMGSPADEAVPADEFRQIAGEILDNSSFTYGATEGEPRLLQLLVDYLATTPDPSSHERLVITTGGMQGLDLACKLFVDPGDLVIVESPTYTNGSATALSYGAQLLEVPVDEDGMQVDALEDLVAHTRLTPKAIYTIPTFQNPSGVTLSEERRRELLRLAHQWGSMIIDDDPYGLLRFAGTDIPTFQTLSPQDPLVFSVRTFSKILAPGWRVGWVDADPSLRQLLINGKQAMDTCTNVPNQHIVAEYIARGGLEDHLAGIRTLYRERKEAMIDSIRRHLGDRVDTTDPEGGFFLWVTLREEFAEIDTRELFEVALADGVAFIPGPALSPGGRFRNALRLCFASSTPERIDEGIRRLTTSLEKMAHTP
- a CDS encoding M20 family metallopeptidase; amino-acid sequence: MKGDAVSLTEAEAGVLSHINADTIAMLTASLVEASSENPGGTEGAAVDVLQKACRSAGFTVSTHDVAAERPNLVATLPAGDGPGLMVLGHSDVVPAGPGWTSDPYRPRFADGRIYGRGTTDMKGGLAAAVIAMQALSHAPAYGAELSGPVQLVCTVDEEEHGIGVRDFVTRRSEHLFAGCIVAEPTDLTVVRGCRGASYIEIDITGRAAHSGRPADGRNAIEAAASIVDLIRFDHHQLAMDADDLLGSGTWNVGTIEGGQGISVVAPTCRLGIDRRLMPDEDPHHIAERLRAAIRESAIDTDGVTVDVRVTMEMPGFATPADHPLVATTVSAVTDGGRATSVGGWSAACDGGFVHRDLGIPAIVFGPGDIHAEAHQPDESVLIADLVSAARAYALTALRLLH
- a CDS encoding MFS transporter — protein: MTEASSPATYEELAPDPESPEGRSLLRKAIGASAIGNATEWYDYGVYAATATYLTEAFFPGDLGSIGTMLGFAISFVLRPLGGMVWGPIGDRIGRKSVLAMTILLISGATALIGVLPTHAVAGVWAPILLILLRVIQGFSTGGEYGGAATFMAEYAPDNKRGRYGSFLEFGTLAGFSAGTAIVLLFELLLSDEQMQTWGWRIPFLIALPMGLIGLYLRSQMEDTPVFQELEQEDEIKGSAWTRFKDLLTNYWHPILVMFGMVIALNVVNYTLLAYQPSYLKNTIGLSETSGSVVVLVGQVAMMAMIPFFGRWSDSTGRKPMWWGSLIGLFILALPLYWLMGQGFAWAIVGFVILGLLYIPQLATISATFPAMFPTQVRYAGFAISYNVATAAFGGTAPLVNDAVVENTGWNLFPAVYMMGACAIGLVAMVFLKETAGCSIRGTEIPSKENDFSMLQGMKP
- a CDS encoding GntR family transcriptional regulator, which produces MSVSQDKSQGRKRILTPLVQESTPAIIARKLHDAIASGNFPPGSQLTESGLAADLGVSRGPLREAMQRLTAEGLLVSHRNRGLFVVSMEEDDIRDMYVARTAIERAAIEQVIVSGDRAAIDDLNAAVSRMRGFIDDPNGAEMAEADMEFHQILVEHAHSQRLSRLHETILVETRMCLRAMRGTYSSGKERIDEHQALVDAIASGDATAADTLMIEHMKDGLHRLVGAGESSGAISTA
- a CDS encoding DUF3830 family protein, which encodes MTDRFISVRLEQRDVTAVARLLDDEAPRTAAAVWDALPLGGQVYHGKFARNEIYALLPSFAPAEPGPENTTVTPIPGDLCYFTFDGVLTNPAYGYESGSAPGEHQMLIDLAVFYGRNNLLVNGDVGWVPGNVFATIVSGLDEFAAACNDVWMGGARGEVLSYARASG
- a CDS encoding amidase, whose product is METTARWLSAADLVSGFSSGELSPVEVAAEHLDAIGAGNAAINAYCLVDADSALADARASAQRYAAGRPLGPLDGIPVSIKDLLLTAGWPTLRGSELIEPDDLDWNVDAPAVARLREAGAVLLGKVTTPEFGWKGVTDSLRCGVTRNPWNTDRTSGGSSGGSGAAVAAGLSTLSVGTDGGGSIRIPASCCGIVGFKPTYGRIPLYPASPFGTLAHAGPMTRTVGDCAAMLDVLSGFDSRDWSAMPTPTRRTADLLARAPADLAGVRIAYSSTLGFGSNDPAVQRNTDAAVAALRDLGADVTVVDLEWEDPAWAYHILWFSGAEMVVRAFGPGGMEKIDPGLRQALLRHSGFTAADYLDATALRMSMGVETGKLHEEFDVLVTPTMPTVAFEAGVDVPAHSESPDWTSWTPYSYPFNLTGQPAITVPSGFDDIDDGAGLPTGLQIVGARHHDDMVLRVAAAYESVARFATLEGVR
- a CDS encoding aspartate/glutamate racemase family protein; translation: MLYPGHAAEDDYPLAESVLGGAASLPVIITDIESDDHTVEAMRAVGTGQRLLDGARQAARHHPDALMWACTSGSFLYGWTGAHEQVAEISDATGLPVSSTSLAFAGACRELQVTSVAVAATYPTAVADGFSAFLADAGVAVVSAAAHDIETATEAGSVDGDNLFEMARAVDTDDAEAILLPDTALHTIGWIDDLEQDLGKPILTANQVTIWQALRLVDRQVRAEGLGRLFRDVGVTARSGIPSPIR
- a CDS encoding response regulator; amino-acid sequence: MSAHVRVLVVDDEPQLLRALRINLNARGFAVTTASNGTDALTAAARTDPQVVVLDLGLPDLDGLTVLEGLRGWTNVPVIVLSARTDAADKVAALDAGADDYVTKPFGMEEFLARLRAAVRRGAASVDGSATPVVEAGGFVVDLAAKSVTRDGAPVHLTPTEWGILEILVRNEGKLVGQREILTAVWGPTYVTQTNYLRVYLASLRRKLEDDPTNPKNLLTESGMGYRFVR